A single window of Leptolyngbya ohadii IS1 DNA harbors:
- a CDS encoding sulfate/molybdate ABC transporter ATP-binding protein has protein sequence MGIVVEQVSKGFGDFQAVNDVSLEIKTGSLVALLGPSGSGKSTLLRLIAGLEMPDSGRVLLTGRDATYQSVQERNIGFVFQHYALFKHMTVRKNIAFGLEIQKYPKDKIKHRVDELLELVQLGGLGDRYPSQLSGGQRQRVALARALAVEPKVLLLDEPFGALDARVRKDLRAWLRRLHDEVHVTTVFVTHDQEEAMEVADEIVVMNNGKIEQVGTPAQIYDNPASAFVMSFIGPVNVLPSTSRIFEANGFDSPHPEVFLRPQDVLIEVQQNGNATPARVSRIIHLGWEIQAELTLDDGQVVTAHLTRERFDELNLSPSQRVYVKPKEAKAFPLYYSI, from the coding sequence GTGGGAATTGTTGTTGAACAGGTATCCAAGGGATTCGGTGACTTTCAGGCGGTGAACGATGTCAGCCTGGAGATTAAAACTGGCTCGCTGGTTGCTCTGCTCGGTCCTTCGGGTTCTGGAAAATCAACGCTGCTTCGCCTGATTGCGGGTCTGGAAATGCCGGACTCCGGGCGGGTACTGCTCACCGGACGCGATGCCACCTACCAGTCGGTGCAGGAGCGCAACATCGGCTTTGTGTTTCAGCACTATGCCCTGTTTAAGCACATGACCGTTCGCAAAAATATTGCCTTTGGACTGGAGATCCAGAAATATCCCAAGGACAAAATCAAGCATCGCGTCGATGAACTCCTGGAACTGGTGCAGTTGGGTGGCTTGGGCGATCGCTATCCGTCCCAGCTTTCCGGCGGTCAACGGCAGCGGGTGGCGCTCGCGAGAGCACTGGCAGTTGAACCGAAGGTGTTGCTATTGGATGAGCCGTTCGGCGCACTGGATGCGCGGGTGAGAAAAGATCTGCGGGCATGGCTGCGGCGGCTCCACGATGAAGTCCACGTTACAACCGTTTTTGTAACCCACGACCAGGAAGAAGCGATGGAAGTGGCAGACGAAATTGTGGTGATGAACAACGGCAAGATCGAGCAGGTCGGCACCCCTGCCCAGATCTATGACAATCCGGCTTCGGCGTTTGTGATGAGCTTTATTGGTCCGGTGAACGTCCTACCCAGCACCTCTCGCATCTTTGAGGCAAACGGATTCGATTCGCCCCACCCGGAGGTTTTCCTGCGTCCCCAAGATGTGCTGATCGAGGTACAGCAGAACGGCAATGCTACCCCGGCACGGGTTAGCCGCATTATTCACCTGGGCTGGGAAATCCAGGCAGAACTGACGCTGGATGATGGACAGGTTGTGACCGCGCACCTGACCCGCGAACGGTTTGACGAACTGAATCTATCTCCTAGTCAGCGGGTGTATGTGAAGCCGAAGGAAGCGAAGGCATTTCCGCTGTATTACTCAATTTAG